A genomic window from Streptomyces mirabilis includes:
- the rplI gene encoding 50S ribosomal protein L9: MKIILTHEVSGLGAAGDVVDVKDGYARNYLIPRNFAIRWTKGGEKDVEQIRRARKIHEIATIEQANEIKARLEGVKVRLAVRSGDAGRLFGSVTPADIASAIKASGGPEVDKRRIELGSPIKTLGAHETSVRLHPEVAAKVNIEVVAA, encoded by the coding sequence ATGAAGATCATCCTCACCCACGAGGTCTCCGGCCTCGGTGCCGCGGGCGACGTCGTCGACGTCAAGGACGGTTACGCTCGCAACTACCTGATCCCGCGGAACTTTGCGATCCGCTGGACCAAGGGTGGCGAGAAGGACGTCGAGCAGATCCGTCGTGCTCGCAAGATCCACGAGATCGCGACCATCGAGCAGGCCAACGAGATCAAGGCCCGCCTCGAAGGCGTGAAGGTCCGTCTGGCCGTCCGCTCCGGCGACGCCGGTCGTCTCTTCGGTTCCGTCACCCCGGCCGACATCGCTTCGGCGATCAAGGCTTCCGGTGGCCCCGAGGTCGACAAGCGCCGCATCGAGCTGGGCTCGCCGATCAAGACCCTGGGCGCCCATGAGACGTCCGTGCGTCTGCACCCCGAGGTGGCCGCCAAGGTCAACATCGAGGTCGTCGCGGCCTGA
- the rpsF gene encoding 30S ribosomal protein S6 has protein sequence MRHYEVMVILDPDLEERAVSPLIENFLSVVREGNGKVEKVDTWGRRRLAYEIKKKPEGIYSVIDLQAEPAVVKELDRQMNLNESVLRTKVLRPETH, from the coding sequence ATGCGTCACTACGAGGTGATGGTCATCCTCGACCCCGATCTCGAGGAGCGCGCTGTCTCCCCGCTGATCGAGAACTTCCTCTCCGTCGTCCGTGAGGGCAACGGAAAGGTCGAGAAGGTCGACACCTGGGGCCGTCGTCGTCTCGCGTACGAGATCAAGAAGAAGCCCGAGGGCATCTACTCGGTCATCGACCTGCAGGCCGAGCCTGCGGTCGTCAAGGAGCTCGACCGCCAGATGAACCTGAACGAGTCGGTCCTCCGGACCAAGGTCCTCCGTCCCGAGACCCACTGA
- a CDS encoding single-stranded DNA-binding protein: MAGETVITVVGNLVDDPELRFTPSGAAVAKFRVASTPRTFDRQTNEWKDGESLFLTCSVWRQAAENVAESLQRGMRVIVQGRLKQRSYEDREGVKRTVYELDVEEVGASLKNATAKVTKTTGRGGQGGYAGAGGGGQQGGGWGGGSGGGQQGGGGAAPAEDPWATSAPAGGNQGGGGGGWGGNSGGSGGSGGGYSDEPPF; this comes from the coding sequence ATGGCAGGCGAGACCGTCATCACGGTCGTCGGCAATCTTGTCGACGACCCCGAGCTGCGCTTCACCCCTTCCGGTGCGGCGGTCGCGAAGTTCCGTGTCGCGTCCACCCCCCGCACCTTCGACCGTCAGACCAATGAGTGGAAGGACGGCGAGAGCCTGTTCCTGACCTGCTCGGTCTGGCGTCAGGCGGCGGAGAACGTCGCCGAGTCGCTCCAGCGAGGCATGCGCGTCATCGTGCAGGGCCGGCTGAAGCAGCGGTCCTACGAGGACCGTGAGGGCGTCAAGCGCACGGTCTACGAGCTGGACGTCGAGGAAGTCGGCGCCAGCCTGAAGAACGCCACGGCCAAGGTCACCAAGACCACCGGTCGAGGTGGCCAGGGCGGTTACGCCGGCGCCGGTGGCGGCGGCCAGCAGGGCGGCGGCTGGGGCGGAGGCTCCGGCGGCGGCCAGCAGGGCGGCGGCGGAGCAGCTCCCGCGGAGGACCCCTGGGCGACCAGTGCTCCTGCCGGTGGCAACCAGGGCGGCGGCGGTGGCGGCTGGGGTGGAAACTCCGGCGGCTCCGGCGGCTCTGGCGGCGGCTACTCGGACGAGCCCCCCTTCTAG
- the rpsR gene encoding 30S ribosomal protein S18, with the protein MAKPPVRKPKKKVCAFCKDKVTYVDYKDTNMLRKFISDRGKIRARRVTGNCTQHQRDVATAVKNSREMALLPYTSTAR; encoded by the coding sequence ATGGCGAAGCCGCCTGTGCGCAAGCCGAAGAAGAAGGTCTGCGCTTTCTGCAAGGACAAGGTCACGTACGTGGACTACAAGGACACGAACATGCTGCGGAAGTTCATTTCCGACCGCGGCAAGATCCGTGCCCGCCGCGTGACCGGCAACTGCACGCAGCACCAGCGTGACGTCGCCACGGCCGTGAAGAACAGCCGTGAGATGGCGCTGCTGCCCTACACCTCCACCGCGCGATAA
- a CDS encoding MATE family efflux transporter produces MTQAPPAPEAARRRHDREIVALAVPAFGALVAEPLFVMADSAIVGHLGTAQLAGLGVASALLTTAVSVFVFLAYATTAAVARRVGAGDLRAAIRQGMDGIWLALLLGAVVIAVVLPTAPALVGLFGASHTAAPYATTYLRISSLGIPAMLIVLASTGVLRGLQDTKTPLYVAVGGFVANAALNAGLVYGAGLGIAGSAWGTVVAQFGMAVVYLFVVVRGARKHEASLRPDAAGIRACAQAGAPLLVRTLSLRTILMIATAVAARLGDADMAAHQIILSLWSLLAFALDAIAIAGQAIIGRHLGANDAQGAREACRRMVQWGIASGVVLGLLVIAARPIFLPLFTSDSAVQNTALPALVLVAVSQPISGVVFVLDGVLMGAGDGPYLAWAMLLTLALFAPVALLVPTLGGGLTALWGAMALMMTVRMLTLWLRSHSGRWIVTGATR; encoded by the coding sequence ATGACACAGGCTCCCCCGGCACCCGAGGCCGCCCGGCGCCGGCACGACCGAGAGATCGTCGCGCTGGCCGTTCCGGCCTTCGGCGCACTCGTCGCCGAGCCTCTTTTCGTGATGGCCGACAGCGCCATCGTCGGACACCTCGGCACCGCGCAACTGGCCGGCCTCGGTGTCGCCTCCGCCCTCCTCACCACCGCCGTCAGTGTTTTCGTCTTCCTCGCGTACGCCACCACCGCCGCCGTCGCCCGACGGGTCGGCGCCGGTGATCTGCGGGCCGCGATACGCCAGGGCATGGACGGCATCTGGCTCGCGCTGCTGCTCGGTGCTGTCGTCATAGCCGTGGTCCTGCCCACGGCACCCGCCCTCGTGGGGCTCTTCGGCGCCTCGCACACCGCGGCCCCGTACGCGACGACCTATCTGCGCATCTCCTCGCTCGGTATACCCGCGATGCTCATCGTGCTCGCGTCCACCGGTGTCCTGCGCGGACTGCAGGACACGAAGACCCCTCTCTATGTCGCCGTCGGGGGCTTCGTCGCCAACGCCGCGCTCAACGCGGGCCTCGTCTACGGCGCCGGACTGGGTATCGCCGGCTCCGCCTGGGGCACCGTCGTCGCCCAGTTCGGTATGGCCGTGGTGTATCTGTTCGTCGTCGTCCGCGGAGCCCGCAAGCACGAGGCCTCGTTGCGACCGGACGCCGCCGGGATAAGGGCCTGCGCTCAGGCCGGTGCGCCCCTGCTCGTACGTACGCTGTCGCTGAGGACGATCCTCATGATCGCCACGGCTGTCGCCGCTCGGCTCGGGGACGCCGACATGGCCGCACACCAGATCATCCTGTCCCTGTGGAGTCTGCTCGCCTTCGCGCTCGACGCGATCGCCATCGCCGGACAGGCCATCATCGGACGCCATCTCGGCGCGAACGACGCTCAGGGGGCTCGCGAGGCCTGCCGCCGCATGGTCCAGTGGGGCATCGCTTCCGGTGTCGTCCTCGGCCTACTGGTGATCGCCGCCCGCCCGATCTTCCTTCCCCTGTTCACCAGCGACTCGGCCGTCCAGAACACGGCGCTTCCCGCACTGGTTCTGGTGGCCGTCTCACAGCCGATCAGCGGCGTCGTCTTCGTCCTGGACGGAGTCCTGATGGGCGCGGGGGACGGGCCCTACCTGGCGTGGGCCATGCTGCTCACCCTGGCGCTCTTCGCTCCCGTCGCGCTGCTGGTGCCCACGCTCGGAGGCGGACTCACCGCGCTCTGGGGAGCGATGGCGCTGATGATGACGGTGAGGATGCTGACCCTGTGGCTGCGCTCCCACTCGGGACGCTGGATCGTCACGGGCGCGACACGTTGA